The segment aaatacctttgaaacctaaaaaatgaccgaaggacctttgaaatctgaaaatgaccaaaatgccccttgAAACCTCTACTTGCTAGACCAAAatgacaataaaaaatttatacaaccACTCTATTTGCTTGATTTGAAACccattgattttaaaattaatggatTTAAAAAGCATTGAtttgaaatccattgatttttaaattccTTGTTTAGGTCTTTTTATACCATGAAGGATTTGAAATTTCATTGTTTAGATAcctaaatttggatttggatttaagatcaataaaatattttccaattattatttttcttaaaccttttacattttaattttagtaacattttttaataaatatatgagGTAATGAAAAAGCCATTGAAAATCCAATTAACAAGATGATGACTAAAAATCTATCATCATAGccaactagtttttttttggctaactATTGACAACTAAAATGTTCTATATCTACATAAAGAGAGAACCCAAATGCATGagttttttcacaacatttaaaatctcaaactaaaaaattgtttcaaagtTCTTAATAGCTAAAAAGTTCTATTTCAAGAGAGACAATAAAGTATCCAAAATATGtgttttttacacaaaattcaaaacaaagaaGCCATTGTTAGACCAATTGACAAAATAATGACTAAATACCTTCCATCATAGccaactaaaacaattttttgccAACTCTTgccaactaaaatattttagagagagaaaaagagtacCCAAAATACATGGggttttctttaacaacattcaaaatctcaaactaaaaaattgttTCGAAGTGGATCTTttctactcttttttctttggcaaGGCTCAATTGCATAACTTATCGATACCAAATGTTGACATGTTGTTGTGCATAGGAGAATTCATCACTTTTCTCCTTCCTCAGTCATTACTTCAACTGCATCATCCATATAttttgtaccaacaccaatagCTCTATCCGTCCCACACAAGATCTCAATGTACTCCAATTGTCAataactttgtttttataagCACATGCTTTTGTATGTTtctaaggagaaaaaaaagaagcaatgagttaacttaaataaaataaattggacaataaaacaaaggaaaggggaaaaatagaataaaaagcAGGACATTAGCGATAAACTTATATTTAATAGCTAACAATCTATACCCACAACATAGTAAGCACATCAAAAGACAAGTTCATATATAAGTGTGGGCATAATAGTTTTTTCATTGAAGTTACTTGGAGTTGGAGAGACTGGATTTCTTTAGTTTTAGCAATCAGATAGCAGGGTGCTAATCCTACCAGTAAACTGTTAAATATACCAAATAGCATCATTAGAACCATCAAACGACACTAATTGAATATGGAAGACTACAATGCAATTcgctcaattttcaaaaaaatatttaaaagattCTAGATTATGAGACTTGACTgaataatgaaaaaattaaaacaaaatgagtaATGCTATTTTCAGTGGGTTTCTCACTTGTAAGATAATCCTCATTCAAGCAAAGTTTTCACTAGGAAATGAATTTCATGGGAAAGGAAGAGGCAAAAAAGTCTAAGCAATAATACcctatgaattttaaaaatgatagaAATCAATAATTTACATGCAAAAGATAGAGTATTTTAATCCAGCAATCACTTCACAAGGTACAAGTCTGCATAAATGTCCTCAATGTCCTCTCCTGTTGACTTAGAAGTCAATGTGAAAGATATATCAATCCCTGCAATCACTTTGAGTAGGCCTTGTACCGCAACGGCCAAGTGAGCACTATTCCCAGAAATGAgccaaattttttattcctcCATCACTCTTCTAATCCAATACCAGCCCATTTCACCTCTAGGATAGCAAGTGAGATAAGCCATATGGTTATGATAAGCACATAGACCAAGAAGGTCACACTTAGAGTTTGCATGAAGGGGCCAGAGAAAAGTGAGAGTGCAGGGAGGAAACAATAGACAATGAGGAATCCATACCAATATTAAGGTAAGCCATGCGTTGGAGAAATTTGCGTTTCCTAGAGTCTAGCAAAGGATTGTTTCTAGAGAGGATTGTTTCTAGAGAAGAAAATCTGCCGCTATTAACGAGCTATAGCCAAtacatatagtattaaaaattaaCTTTCATTCATTCACAAGTCACAACCATTCACAGAAAATATATACATCCAACCCAATATCCGTTTggataaaaaatctaaaacaaagcTCAATTGACGGAAGTAAAATTTTCATGTAAAGAAAATACATGATCGAAGTAGAATAATCATACACAGCTCAAACAAAACACAAGCAGCCACCTAGCTTAGACAAACAAAATACTTCTGAGAACCCAGTAACCTTTGTAAATGGAGAAAGATATCAAAGTCATCTTAGTCACATCAAACAGTTAATTTGCATTTTCAATTAGTCCAACATTGAActctaaaaacataaaatccaACAATtccttaacaaaaataaaccaaCCCAATTCACTAAATCTCATATataactcccaaaaaaaaaaaaaattcaacaacatTGCCATTCCCAAGTCCCAGCTTTACCAATAAATACAGACCCAAATAGACAAATCCAAACTAAACCCACACAAcccaaatacaaacaaacaaacaaaacaaaaaaaatggagaaaaagcCACAAACAATAACTcatagaaaatacagaaatccATAGACAAACCCATAAAACCCCATTGATATTTTGTGAATCCAGATTTAGTACTAAAGGAAAAGGGAGATACAGAGGTTTAAGAGAATGAGAAGAGTCGAGAGAGACATCTTAGAGTGAAACATAAATTACACGTAAgtaatcaaatttttttggtgCCTAAGTGTCAGTTAGTGCCAAATAGGAGGAAATTCCAAATCACCTTTCTAAAAAAAGTTAGCAAACAACACCCAAATCtcctataaaaaatatatatatataaaacccaaatcaatcaATAAGCACAACTTGGATTACCAACGGTGAATAAAAATTAAGACAACTTACATACATCTCATGCGTTGATAGTGAAACAGCTAAAATTGAAGAATCCAACTTCTTCTTTGGTGGGTCAGCCGTTTGGGTTCTTGTGGACCTTGTGGTTGGTTTGGCTAGGGAGGGAATTGAATAACtctgtttcttcttttatgggTCTTCCTTAAAGTTTTGTTTAGTAGCCGCTGGGTTTCTTGTGGTTGGTTTGGAAGAGAAGAAGTAAGATGGAATAAGCGAGAGAAGAGACAGAAGCGTAGAAggagagcagagagatgagagaaGCGTAGGAGGACTGGAGGAgagtgtttgatttgtttttttctttttgtttatatattaaaccTGTTTCACCAGTAACCAGTATTcactcaaaataaatatatggtCAAGATCAAAACATCATTGAATTAACGGTTTATATTTAGTACCCTTTTGGATACTGATGATAAAGGCAGtgtctgcgtttttttttttttttttagtgggttcTGGTATATTATTTATGGGACCTACAagtactttatttaaaaaaaaaaaattgttaaaaatgaaactcacggtactattcacatatttaaaaattattttactacaatatttttagttttcaactttcaacaaaataaaaggtatccaaacacacccttagctTATGTGGGTATTATACCCAAAAAATGAGGGGTACGGTAAAATGACCCCTCTTAAACATGGCAAATCGAAGACATGTATTAAACTTCATCTTTGTTAATTATGATTTAATTGTCGCTTGAACAAGATgctaaaatttatatttctgTTGATGTCTTTTAATATCTTTACTTTGAGAAAATATGTGATTATCATAAAGTAATAATTTGTTCAAAAATGTTAATTCTTAATAATCAGATAAGAACGATATTTTTAGTAATACTCAATTACTttgttttgaaagaaaaaaaaagatgtcaaaattttggtccataaattatataatttattttttatcggATTATCAGTTATTTCATTCTAGTCTTTAATAAATCTTTACTAGAGTAATGGAGTAACGTGTGTAAGGTGAAAACTGAATCTAAAATAGGAGTAGAAGGGGATTATTTGGAATTGAAAAATGAGTAGAAGAGCAAGTAAAAGTGGGGGAGATAGAGATATAAAAGTAGTAACTAATCGTaggagattttttatttttttatttttttatttggatccTAGGAGATTTTGATTTAGTGGGAAGTCAGTGGGATGGTTGTGTATGGTGTTTGAAGAGTGGGAGTCAGTTATTCAAGAAGCAAATAGTCtgtaaaatgcttttttttaattttcctaaaatttaggagtttttaaattaacaaatttacatatataaccttattatttaagttttataaattggtaaatttaagggtattttggctATCAAAATTGAAGAATCTAAACAAGAAAAGtcctttaaataataatatagataaGCATTTACTGGTACGGTACCCTCACCTTCCTTCCCTTATCATTATTTTGCAATctaaatatgaataaaaataataattaaaaaaaaaaaaaaaaaaaagctaatataAAAGACTAGGGAAAATTCCTTCATTCATTTTAACATTACCTTGATTCTTATGCCGTAGGTCTCTCGTGTGGCGAGCAACCAGTCAAAGCATGGCCCTCTATTTCTCTTCCTTCCACAGTTCCACTCATCTCTATTCTCCAAGTTCCAACTTAATTGATTGGAAGAAGGGGAGCCTAACAATTCAGCAACATACCTAGGAGCGAGTTTGAAAGCGAAAATGGACTCGGCTATAGTAGAACTCTTGATTGACAATATCATTTCAGCTCTCGCAACTAAAGCGTCGCTGTTATGGGGGGTCCGTGATGCAATTGCAGATATCAAGCATGAGTTGACAAGCATGCGGTCTTTATTAATAGATGCAGATAAAAGGGGAGCAAGCAGTGCCGGAGAGGAAACTTGGGTGACAAATGTGAGGAACACAGCATATGATGTTGAAGATGTTATTGATATGTTCATGTATCACATCAATAGCCAACAAATTGGGGGTCGATTTGCTTGGTTCCTTCACCACACAATTTACATTCCACAGACTCTTTGGGTGAGGCATAAAATAGCCAGCAAGTTACAGAAAATCAATAAGACAATCAAGACCACTTCAGAGTTAAATCAGAAATATCATGTTGATCCTATAGAGGGGAAAAGTTCAGAAGATTTTCACACATGGGTTGTGCGGCATGCCGAATCATCTTTGTTTGTCGAAGAAGATGAACTTGTAGGGATCAAAGATAAAGGAAAACAATTAATGATGTGGTTGATGGATAGAGAACAACAACAGACTGTCATTTCAATCCTCGGGATGGGAGGATCTGGCAAGACCACCCTAGTTGCCAACATCTACAACAGTGACGCTGTAAAGAGACATTTTGATTGTTATGCATGGATCACTGTCTCCCAAAAATATGATGTAGAAGACTTATTGAGGAGCATGATTAAGGAATTCCATAAGTCAACGAAGGAAACAAATCCatcagacttgagttccatgaaCTACAGACTGCTAGTAGAAAAGCTGGTGAGCTACTTAGAGAAGAAATCATATCTACTTGTCATAGATGATGTTTGGGACACAAATGTCTTCGATGAACTAAAAATATCACTTCGAGATAGATATCCAGGGAGCAAAATCATCCTTACAACTCGTAAAGATGAAGTAGCTCACTATCCTTTTATGGGTATACCTTATGTTCATCGTATTCAATTGCTAGAACAAGATGAGGCCTGGGAACTCTTTTGCAAGAAAGCATTCTTAGGCATTCCAAATAGAATCTGTCCACCAGAGCTTGAATCTTTTGCTCAGGAACTTGTAAGAAAATGTAAAGGCCTACCTCTTGCAATTGTGGCTTTGGGCAGTCTTATGTACTCCAAGAATGATACGTCTCAATGGAATCAAATTAATAGCTGCTTGAATTGGAATCTAAGTAACAATCCTGAGCTAGAAGCAGTGAAGAGCATTTTGTTGCTTAGTTTCAACGATTTACCATATCAATTGAAGCATTGTTTCTTATATTGCTCTCTTTTCCCAGAAAATCATGAGATTCGAAGAAAAAGGCTCATTATGCTATGGATGGCAGAAggatttgtagaaaaatttgaAGGGTCCACTCTAGAAGAAATAGCAGATAGCTATCTAGTAAAACTCACTTTCAAGAACATGCTTCAAGTAGTAAAGAGTGACGAATTTGGAAGATCACAGAGATGTAAAATGCATGATATTTT is part of the Quercus robur chromosome 9, dhQueRobu3.1, whole genome shotgun sequence genome and harbors:
- the LOC126700179 gene encoding disease resistance protein RPM1-like, producing MDSAIVELLIDNIISALATKASLLWGVRDAIADIKHELTSMRSLLIDADKRGASSAGEETWVTNVRNTAYDVEDVIDMFMYHINSQQIGGRFAWFLHHTIYIPQTLWVRHKIASKLQKINKTIKTTSELNQKYHVDPIEGKSSEDFHTWVVRHAESSLFVEEDELVGIKDKGKQLMMWLMDREQQQTVISILGMGGSGKTTLVANIYNSDAVKRHFDCYAWITVSQKYDVEDLLRSMIKEFHKSTKETNPSDLSSMNYRLLVEKLVSYLEKKSYLLVIDDVWDTNVFDELKISLRDRYPGSKIILTTRKDEVAHYPFMGIPYVHRIQLLEQDEAWELFCKKAFLGIPNRICPPELESFAQELVRKCKGLPLAIVALGSLMYSKNDTSQWNQINSCLNWNLSNNPELEAVKSILLLSFNDLPYQLKHCFLYCSLFPENHEIRRKRLIMLWMAEGFVEKFEGSTLEEIADSYLVKLTFKNMLQVVKSDEFGRSQRCKMHDILRELALSISVKEKFGVVHDGGEEMIECKARRISIHKTGGEVKSFTGMSKLRSFLVFNKSLKTLPSISKMLRVLDLEDAPIDELPDVVVKLFNLRYLNLRGTLLKKLPNSIGRLLNLQTLDIKDTQIKALPHGIGKLQSLRHLIMYSFTRNRNDFRHVTGMQIPPNIGRLKNLQTVCIVEAKGDFIRQIRSMGQLNSIGISNVKEGDILGR